GACGTACCTGTACCGGATCACGACGCCGGACAACGTCTCGACCCGGCGGATGACGGTGGTCAAATAGCGCTGTGCTGCGTGTTGCGAGTCGTCGCTGACGGCGGCTCGCAGCACGCGACGCGCAGAGCGACGTAGACGATAGACGACGGAGGCCCGAGCACACACCGTGCTCGGCCCTCCGTTCATTGTGTCGCAGGGTGAGACACAACGGATCTTCCGTGGCGCTCGGGCAGACGGCGGCGGAAGGGGCTGGCCCGGCGTATTTTCCCGCGCGATCGCTCCCTTCTTCGTCTGCATTCATGGCCTCCTCCGACTCTCCCGTCACCCCCTACGACGCCCTTGCCGCTGGCTACGACGTCGTGATGGCCCACGTCGACTACGGCGAGTGGGCCGAGTACGTCCTCGACCTCTTCGAGGAGCACGAGGCGTGGCCGCAGTCCGTGCTCGAACTGGGCTGCGGGACAGGGAGCCTCGCGCTCGAGATGCAGGAGCGCGGGCCGCACGGCGGCTTCCGCTACCTCGCCACCGACCGCTCGCCGGCCATGATCCGCGTCGCCCGCGCGAAGGCGAAACTGCAGGGCCGCGCGGCGGGCCGCCTCCGGTTCGACGTGGCGGACTTCACGGACTTCGAGTTCGACGAGCGCTTCGACGCGGCGCTTCTGCTCTACGATGGGCTGAATTACCTCCTCGAAGACGAAGAGGTCGCCGTGATGCTGGCGCACGTCCACGACGTGCTCGCCCCCGGCGGCGTGTTCGTCCTCGACCAGAGCACGCCGACCAACTCCGTCAACAACGCCGAGTACTTCGGCGACGAGGGCGAGGCGGAGGCGTTCGCGTACGTCCGCCGCAGCGGCTACGACCCCGCGACGCGGCTCCACACCACGGAGTTCGACATGACCGTGGAGGGGGAGACGTACACGGAGCGGCACGTCCAGCGCGCCTACACCCTCGCCGAAATCGAGGCGCTCGTCGCGGCGTCGCCGCTGGAGACGGTCGCCGCGTACGACGGCTTCACCACCGACCCCGCCACCGAGGCGTCCGAGCGCATCCACTGGGTGCTGCGCCGGGCCGACTGAGCACGACGTTGATTCGAGCAATCCTATGATCCAGTTCAGCGACGTGGGCCTCGCCTATCCGACGCCGGAGGGCGGGAGCCGGACCGTCTTCGAGGACGTGACGTTCGAGGTCGAGCCCGGCAGCTTCGTCTACCTCATCGGGCAGACGGGGAGCGGGAAGAGCTCGCTCCTGAAGCTGCTCTACATGGACCGCGCGCCAGACCGCGGCGTCGTCCGCGTCGGCCACTACCGCTCGGATCAGATCAAGGCGAAGGAGATCCCGTACCTCCGGCGCTCGCTCGGCGTCGTGTTCCAGGACTTCCAACTGCTGCCCGACCGCGATGCGTACGAGAACGTCGCGTTCGCGCTCTACGCGACGGGCAAGAGCGGGAGCGCCGTCAAGCAGCGCGTGCTGCAAGTGATGGCGCGCGTCGGGCTGACGCACCGGCAGCGGGCGATGCCGCACGAGCTCTCCGGCGGCGAGCAGCAGCGGGCCTGCATCGCCCGCGCCCTCGCGAATGAGCCCTCCGTCCTCCTCGCCGACGAGCCCACCGGCAACCTCGACCCCGCCGTGGCCGACGGCATCCACGACCTCCTCATCCGGCTCCACCGGCAGGGGATGACCGTGCTGATGGCGACGCACGACTACCGCCTCGTCCGCCGCTTCCCCGCGCGCACGCTCGCGCTTACGAAGCGCCGCATCGTCGAGGTCGCGCCGGAGAGCCTGGTCGAGGGGGAGCGGACGGGCTGAGCCGCGACCGCCGGCACGTATTCCGCCCCATCGCATTCACGCCCGCTTCCTATATTCGACCGCCTGCGTTTCGCAGCCTGCGTTTTGGTGCCGCACGGCGCTTCCCACCCTCCCCCACGCATCGCCCACTTCATGGAAACCCTCGACAACATCATCAGTCGGCTGGAATACTTCGTCTGGTCGTGGCCGGAGATCGGCGGCGAGCTCTCGTTCATCGTGATCGCCCTCCTCGGCGTGGGCGTGTTCCTCACGATCCGGCTCGGGTTCATCCAGCTCCGCTATCTCGGCCACGGCATCGCCGTCACGACGGGGAAGTACGACGACCCCGATGAGCCGGGCGACGTGCCGCACTTCCAGGCCCTCACGACCGCGCTCTCCGCGACCGTCGGCATCGGCAACATCGCGGGCGTCGCGATCGCGATCCACTGGGGCGGGCCGGGCGCGCTCTTCTGGATGTGGGTGACGGCGCTCCTCGGCATGGCCGTGAAGTACTCTGAGGTCACGCTCGCGCAGCACTACCGCGTCGTGGAGTTCCCCGACCGCGAGTCGAAGGCGTGGGAGGGCTCGGTCTCGGGCGGGCCGATGTACTACATCGAGCGCGGGCTCGGCGAGAAGTGGAAGCCGCTCGCCGTGTTCTTCGCCGGCGCGCTTATGATCACGAGCTTCCTCACAGGGAATGCCGTGCAGGCGAACACCGTAGCCGACATCATCAACACCGAGTTCGGAGTGGAGGCGTGGATCACCGGGCTCATCACGGCGACGATCGTCGGGCTCGTGATCGTCGGCGGGATCGGGCGGATCGGGAAGGTGACGGGCGTGCTCGCCCCGCTGATGGCACTGATCTACGTCGTCGGCGCGCTGATGATCATCTTCGCCAACATCGGCGAGGTGCCCGGCGCGTTCGCGCTCATCTTCACTGAGGCGTTCAACCCGACAGCGGGCGTCGCCGGGACAGGCACAGGCGTCTTCCTCCTCACGATGATGTGGGGCGTCCGGCGCGGGTTGTTCTCGAACGAGGCCGGGCAGGGCTCAGCCCCGATTGCCCACGCGGCGGCGAAGACCGACGAGCCGGTGTCGGAGGGCGTCGTCGCCCTCCTCGAACCGTTCATCGACACGATCATCATCTGCTCGATGACCGGCCTCGTCATCATCACGACGGGCGTCTGGAACACCCCGATCCCGACCTCGATGGACCTCCGGTCGGGCGATGCGACCTACGTCATGCCCGACGAGCGCGGCGTCTTCGCCGGCGGCGATGCGCCCGAGCAGATCTTCGTCGAGGGCGGCATCCCCGTGATGCAGAACGGGCAGCGCTCGTTCGCGTGGCACGACGTGGCCGTCGAGCAGTTCTGGATCGATGAGTCGCGCGAGACGCCGTTCTCCGGCCGCATCATCCAGAACTACGACGACCCGGCGACGCCCGCGCGCGAGCAGTTGACCGCGGCCGTGGACTCGGACGGCAACGCCTACACCGTCCTCTTCGGCGATGCCGTGGAGACGGCCGCGCCGCTGACGAGCGCCGCCTTCGAGAAGGGGCTCGGCAACTACGGGCTCGGCGGGCTCGGCAAGCTCATCGTGCTCGTCTCCGTCCTCCTCTTCGCGATCTCGACGAGCATCTCGTGGAGCTACTACGGCGACCGCTGCGCGAACTACCTCTTCGGCTCGAAGGGCATCCTGCCGTACAAGGCCGTCTTCGTGGTGATGCACTTCGTCGGCGCCGTGGCGAGCCTCGCGACGATCTGGGTGATCGGCGACATCGCCCTCGGCCTCGTGACGTTCCCGAACCTCATCGCGCTCGTGATGCTCTCGGGGGTCGTCGTGAAGCTCACGAAGAGCTACTTCGAGCGGAAGCCGTGGCTCGAGAACGCCGAGGTCCACAAGCGCGTCGTGGCCGAGAAGAAGGCCGGCAAAAAGAAATTGTAAGCCCATCGCAGGGGCGGCCCACCGGTCGCCCCTGCGTGCATCCCCGCGTCCCCCATGCTCACCGTCGTCGACCACCCGCTGCTGCGGCGCGACCTCACGATCCTCCGCGACCGGACCACGCCGCACGGCCGGTTCCGCGAGACGATCGGCGACGCCGCCGCGATCCTCGCCTACGAGGCGATGCGCGACC
This genomic stretch from Rhodothermales bacterium harbors:
- a CDS encoding sodium:alanine symporter family protein, producing the protein METLDNIISRLEYFVWSWPEIGGELSFIVIALLGVGVFLTIRLGFIQLRYLGHGIAVTTGKYDDPDEPGDVPHFQALTTALSATVGIGNIAGVAIAIHWGGPGALFWMWVTALLGMAVKYSEVTLAQHYRVVEFPDRESKAWEGSVSGGPMYYIERGLGEKWKPLAVFFAGALMITSFLTGNAVQANTVADIINTEFGVEAWITGLITATIVGLVIVGGIGRIGKVTGVLAPLMALIYVVGALMIIFANIGEVPGAFALIFTEAFNPTAGVAGTGTGVFLLTMMWGVRRGLFSNEAGQGSAPIAHAAAKTDEPVSEGVVALLEPFIDTIIICSMTGLVIITTGVWNTPIPTSMDLRSGDATYVMPDERGVFAGGDAPEQIFVEGGIPVMQNGQRSFAWHDVAVEQFWIDESRETPFSGRIIQNYDDPATPAREQLTAAVDSDGNAYTVLFGDAVETAAPLTSAAFEKGLGNYGLGGLGKLIVLVSVLLFAISTSISWSYYGDRCANYLFGSKGILPYKAVFVVMHFVGAVASLATIWVIGDIALGLVTFPNLIALVMLSGVVVKLTKSYFERKPWLENAEVHKRVVAEKKAGKKKL
- a CDS encoding class I SAM-dependent methyltransferase, producing MASSDSPVTPYDALAAGYDVVMAHVDYGEWAEYVLDLFEEHEAWPQSVLELGCGTGSLALEMQERGPHGGFRYLATDRSPAMIRVARAKAKLQGRAAGRLRFDVADFTDFEFDERFDAALLLYDGLNYLLEDEEVAVMLAHVHDVLAPGGVFVLDQSTPTNSVNNAEYFGDEGEAEAFAYVRRSGYDPATRLHTTEFDMTVEGETYTERHVQRAYTLAEIEALVAASPLETVAAYDGFTTDPATEASERIHWVLRRAD
- a CDS encoding ATP-binding cassette domain-containing protein, yielding MIQFSDVGLAYPTPEGGSRTVFEDVTFEVEPGSFVYLIGQTGSGKSSLLKLLYMDRAPDRGVVRVGHYRSDQIKAKEIPYLRRSLGVVFQDFQLLPDRDAYENVAFALYATGKSGSAVKQRVLQVMARVGLTHRQRAMPHELSGGEQQRACIARALANEPSVLLADEPTGNLDPAVADGIHDLLIRLHRQGMTVLMATHDYRLVRRFPARTLALTKRRIVEVAPESLVEGERTG